A region of Allocoleopsis franciscana PCC 7113 DNA encodes the following proteins:
- a CDS encoding M15 family metallopeptidase — MMNRGSKGIAISFILGLVSVLLTLSSMSPKAETLPLATATTSMSTVTQTENSTESELSLPLTTPPQQVAQSPLPYDARLIDIRKVNPKIALDIRYATTNNFLKRKLYSTSRCVLRGAAVRRLSQVQQDLEKKGLGLKVFDCYRPLSVQKLMWQVKPDSRYVANPKNGSRHNRGAAVDLTLVDRNGKELQMPTGFDDFTVKAHRNYTGASAQARKNSKLLEDAMKKYGFIPLPTEWWHFDAPGWDKYAILDVSFGAIP, encoded by the coding sequence ATGATGAATCGCGGCTCAAAAGGGATTGCAATAAGCTTCATACTAGGCTTAGTTAGCGTTTTATTAACTTTATCTAGCATGAGTCCTAAGGCTGAGACTTTACCTCTTGCAACTGCTACCACTTCCATGAGTACAGTGACTCAGACAGAGAATTCAACTGAATCAGAGCTATCCCTACCTCTTACCACTCCACCTCAGCAAGTTGCTCAATCTCCTCTCCCTTATGATGCACGACTCATTGATATTCGCAAAGTTAATCCTAAGATTGCTCTTGATATTCGCTATGCAACAACCAATAATTTTTTGAAACGTAAATTGTACTCAACATCAAGATGTGTGCTTAGAGGTGCAGCAGTAAGGAGACTGTCACAAGTTCAACAAGATTTGGAAAAAAAAGGGTTGGGACTGAAGGTTTTTGACTGTTATAGACCCCTTTCGGTGCAAAAATTAATGTGGCAAGTTAAGCCGGATTCTCGCTATGTGGCGAATCCCAAGAATGGCTCTCGGCATAATCGTGGAGCTGCTGTTGATCTAACGCTAGTTGATCGTAATGGCAAAGAATTACAAATGCCAACTGGCTTTGATGATTTTACAGTGAAAGCGCACAGAAATTACACAGGTGCCAGCGCTCAAGCGAGGAAAAATAGTAAGTTGCTTGAGGATGCAATGAAAAAATATGGGTTTATACCTTTACCGACAGAATGGTGGCATTTTGATGCACCGGGTTGGGATAAGTACGCGATTCTTGATGTGTCCTTTGGAGCTATTCCTTAA
- a CDS encoding Uma2 family endonuclease, translating into MNSQLLDKPPHQPTKEKLVTLYGITWEKFKAIEAQLEDNRDVRLSYLSGVLEIMSPIGEEHEDIKSTLGLLLEAYMREKSIRFYKRGGFTLEAPGYASGTPDESYTIGSKKDVPDIVIEIIVTSGTINRRELFKPMKVPEIWFWKSNQLKVFHLKEGDYEEVSRSTFFPDLDLALLLRYVGHPDQYDAVQEFEAVIRGEGVERND; encoded by the coding sequence ATGAATTCCCAACTTTTAGATAAACCCCCCCATCAGCCAACAAAGGAAAAACTGGTGACTTTGTATGGCATTACTTGGGAAAAGTTTAAAGCGATAGAAGCACAGCTAGAGGATAACCGAGATGTGAGACTGTCATATTTATCAGGGGTATTAGAAATTATGTCACCCATTGGTGAGGAGCATGAGGATATCAAAAGTACTCTTGGCTTGTTGTTAGAAGCTTATATGAGAGAAAAGAGCATCCGATTTTACAAGCGTGGTGGATTTACTCTAGAAGCACCTGGGTATGCCTCCGGTACACCGGATGAATCGTACACTATTGGTAGCAAGAAAGATGTTCCTGATATTGTCATTGAAATCATTGTCACCAGTGGGACTATCAATAGACGAGAACTATTTAAGCCGATGAAAGTCCCTGAAATTTGGTTCTGGAAGTCTAATCAGCTAAAAGTTTTTCACTTGAAAGAGGGAGATTATGAAGAGGTTTCTCGAAGTACCTTTTTTCCAGATTTAGATTTAGCTTTATTGCTGCGCTATGTGGGGCATCCCGATCAGTACGATGCCGTGCAGGAGTTTGAAGCTGTGATTCGGGGTGAGGGGGTTGAGAGGAATGATTGA
- a CDS encoding AAA family ATPase, with amino-acid sequence MTYKVSRIPRKEYQLPLLKSLVELGGAVKFSQQLLSLVAETMGFADMRMERHPTSGRILWIEDLQFAASQLRKQGEMDGSQKGIWKITEKGRERLRLEWGSFKNQFNLNHYITETTLSDVEVTDSEIIEKEVREEFVEKFLPESIEAIKGQILIEDTPIHQIITIINASRHLILTGQPGTGKTTIAINASDQAVKTKFISGYILTTATSDWTTFDTIGGYMPQPEKELVFTPGIVLRAISENKWLIIDEINRADVDKSFGQLLTILSGQEVELPFYNNQGKPINICHAIGLSSYYDEQSATFFVGDNWRIIGTMNTFDKNSLFSLSYAFMRRFGFVHVNNPSTAELHKIIDGRVQDGHLNATSADKIKRLLSITPRKIGAAILIDILNYMKERSSPEAFFESFVAYVLPQFEGLAVETIVEFFDNAASDFGDKEHQFQIKQYLTELFEIEPGAWQFDS; translated from the coding sequence ATGACCTACAAAGTATCAAGGATTCCACGCAAAGAATACCAGCTTCCTTTACTCAAGAGCCTTGTAGAACTTGGTGGAGCTGTAAAATTTTCTCAGCAATTGCTTAGTCTTGTTGCTGAAACAATGGGTTTTGCTGATATGAGGATGGAACGTCATCCCACTAGTGGTCGTATCCTCTGGATTGAAGATTTACAATTTGCAGCATCTCAGCTTCGGAAGCAAGGCGAGATGGATGGTTCACAAAAGGGCATTTGGAAAATCACAGAGAAAGGACGAGAGCGCCTTCGGTTGGAGTGGGGTAGTTTCAAGAACCAATTCAACCTCAACCACTATATTACCGAAACCACATTATCAGATGTAGAAGTAACTGACTCCGAGATAATTGAGAAAGAGGTTAGAGAGGAATTTGTTGAAAAATTCCTTCCTGAATCAATTGAAGCAATCAAAGGCCAAATTTTAATTGAAGACACACCTATTCACCAAATCATTACCATCATCAACGCAAGTCGGCATTTGATTTTGACGGGACAACCGGGAACTGGCAAAACGACTATTGCTATCAATGCAAGTGACCAAGCTGTTAAAACAAAGTTCATATCGGGTTATATTCTTACAACAGCCACATCTGACTGGACAACTTTTGATACTATTGGTGGCTATATGCCGCAACCTGAAAAAGAACTGGTTTTTACCCCTGGTATTGTGTTACGCGCTATCAGCGAAAACAAATGGTTGATTATAGACGAAATTAACCGTGCTGATGTAGACAAATCTTTTGGACAATTACTTACCATCCTTTCGGGGCAGGAAGTTGAGTTACCCTTCTATAATAATCAGGGAAAGCCAATTAACATATGTCACGCAATAGGATTGAGCAGTTACTATGATGAGCAGTCTGCAACTTTTTTTGTTGGTGATAACTGGCGCATCATTGGAACGATGAACACGTTTGATAAAAACTCTCTGTTTTCCCTCTCTTATGCCTTTATGCGCCGCTTTGGATTTGTCCATGTTAATAATCCCTCTACAGCAGAGTTACATAAAATTATTGATGGACGAGTCCAAGACGGACATTTGAACGCTACTAGTGCAGATAAGATTAAGCGATTGCTGAGTATTACACCACGTAAAATAGGTGCTGCTATTCTTATTGATATTTTAAATTACATGAAAGAACGAAGTAGCCCAGAGGCATTCTTTGAAAGCTTCGTTGCCTATGTTTTACCTCAGTTTGAGGGTTTAGCCGTAGAGACAATTGTCGAATTTTTTGATAATGCTGCTAGTGACTTTGGTGATAAAGAACACCAATTCCAAATCAAGCAGTATCTAACAGAATTGTTTGAAATAGAACCAGGAGCATGGCAATTTGATTCATAG
- the thiC gene encoding phosphomethylpyrimidine synthase — MRTEWIAKRRGQSNVSQMHYARQGVITEEMHYVAQRENLPPELIRDEVARGRMIIPANINHTNLEPMAIGIASKCKVNANIGASPNSSNLDEEVDKLKLAVKYGADTVMDLSTGGGNLDEIRTAIIKASPVPIGTVPVYQALESVHGTIENLTADDFLHIIEKHAQQGVDYQTIHAGILIEHLPLVRNRITGIVSRGGGILARWMLHHHKQNPLYTHFNDIIEIFKKYDVSFSLGDSLRPGCTHDASDEAQLAELKTLGQLTRKAWEHDVQVMVEGPGHVPMDQIEFNVKKQMEECSEAPFYVLGPLVTDIAPGYDHITSAIGAAMAGWYGTAMLCYVTPKEHLGLPDAEDVRNGLIAYKIAAHAADIARRRPGARDRDDELSKARYNFDWNRQFELSLDPERAREYHDETLPADIYKTAEFCSMCGPKFCPMQTKVDADALTELEKFLAKEPVTQG; from the coding sequence ATGCGGACAGAATGGATCGCCAAGCGGCGTGGGCAGAGCAATGTTTCACAAATGCACTACGCCCGCCAGGGTGTTATTACTGAAGAAATGCACTACGTTGCTCAACGGGAAAACCTCCCACCTGAGCTGATTCGAGACGAGGTGGCACGGGGGCGGATGATTATTCCTGCCAACATCAACCACACTAACCTTGAGCCGATGGCAATTGGCATTGCCTCAAAATGTAAGGTGAATGCCAATATCGGCGCTTCCCCCAACTCTTCCAATCTCGACGAAGAAGTCGATAAGCTGAAGCTGGCGGTGAAGTATGGTGCCGATACTGTCATGGACTTATCCACTGGCGGCGGTAATTTGGATGAAATCCGCACCGCTATCATCAAAGCATCGCCCGTCCCCATTGGCACAGTGCCAGTCTACCAAGCCTTAGAAAGTGTCCACGGCACGATTGAAAACCTCACTGCCGATGACTTTCTCCACATCATTGAGAAACATGCTCAGCAAGGCGTAGATTATCAAACCATCCATGCCGGGATTTTAATTGAGCATTTGCCCTTAGTCAGAAATCGCATCACGGGGATTGTCTCTCGCGGCGGCGGTATTCTCGCACGGTGGATGCTGCATCACCACAAACAGAATCCCCTCTATACCCACTTCAACGACATCATCGAAATCTTCAAAAAATACGATGTCTCATTCAGTTTAGGGGATTCCCTGCGTCCCGGTTGTACCCATGATGCTTCTGACGAAGCGCAACTCGCTGAACTCAAAACCCTCGGACAACTCACCCGCAAAGCTTGGGAACATGATGTACAAGTCATGGTTGAGGGGCCAGGTCATGTACCGATGGATCAAATTGAGTTTAATGTCAAAAAACAGATGGAAGAGTGTTCAGAAGCACCTTTCTATGTGTTGGGGCCATTAGTAACCGATATTGCCCCCGGTTATGACCACATTACCTCAGCCATTGGTGCGGCGATGGCGGGATGGTACGGCACGGCGATGCTGTGTTACGTGACACCGAAGGAACATTTGGGGTTACCTGATGCCGAAGATGTGCGAAATGGGTTGATTGCTTATAAAATTGCCGCCCATGCAGCGGATATTGCACGGCGTCGTCCAGGGGCACGCGATCGCGACGATGAACTCTCTAAAGCGCGGTACAATTTCGACTGGAACCGTCAGTTTGAACTCTCCCTCGATCCGGAACGCGCACGAGAATATCACGACGAAACCCTACCCGCCGACATCTACAAAACCGCTGAATTCTGTTCGATGTGTGGGCCTAAATTCTGCCCGATGCAGACCAAAGTGGATGCCGATGCATTAACTGAACTGGAGAAATTCTTAGCCAAAGAACCAGTAACACAAGGCTAG
- a CDS encoding 1,2-dihydroxy-3-keto-5-methylthiopentene dioxygenase gives MAILRLEDGTIYTDLDDLDRELAPLNVQLNRWPIGDNPEIHALLAKDALSDEQKEQVLQALDKYFEQLKISAGYQSRDLVVLHPEVPNLDTLLSKFDRCHYHADDEVRYIVAGEGVFGFVRPDGSQVEVTVQPEEYINVPANTEHWFYLTPSRRIKAVRYFTTTEGWVPEYTDSDIKFRTAAVV, from the coding sequence GTGGCAATTTTGCGACTTGAAGATGGGACAATTTACACTGATCTGGATGATCTGGATCGGGAATTGGCTCCTCTAAACGTTCAGCTCAATCGATGGCCGATCGGGGATAATCCAGAAATTCATGCCTTACTCGCGAAAGACGCATTGAGCGATGAACAGAAGGAACAGGTACTCCAAGCGCTGGATAAGTACTTTGAACAACTGAAAATTTCTGCTGGCTATCAATCCCGTGACTTAGTGGTGCTGCATCCAGAGGTACCGAATCTCGACACCCTCCTGTCCAAATTCGACCGTTGTCATTACCACGCTGATGACGAAGTTCGCTATATCGTTGCAGGTGAGGGCGTCTTTGGCTTTGTGCGTCCGGATGGTAGCCAGGTGGAAGTGACGGTACAACCGGAAGAATACATCAATGTTCCCGCGAACACGGAACACTGGTTTTATTTGACTCCATCACGACGGATTAAAGCGGTTCGCTACTTCACCACGACTGAAGGTTGGGTCCCAGAGTACACGGATAGCGACATCAAATTCCGCACAGCGGCCGTTGTTTGA
- a CDS encoding 3'(2'),5'-bisphosphate nucleotidase gives MLYEREKQVAIAAVTTAAQLCEQVRREQGSLAIAKPDRTPVTVADFGAQAIICQALGEAFPNDPVIGEEDSTLLRTQIEQLAQVTQYVQAYLPKATPESVAAWIDRGNAQVKSRYWTLDPIDGTKGYIRGDQYAIALALVEAGELKLGLLGCPALPVDLTQPDGERGVLFVAVRGQGATMIPLAGGAPRPIHVTDASEESLRRFARSIVSEHSNPTLQEAVVQAVGLTSPPWQLDSQAKYGVVARGEAALYLRLPFPITSEKRQNTWDHAAGVIMVEEAGGRVTDMYGQPLDFSFGAKLVNNQGIIASNGLIHEAVLAAVAQMAKES, from the coding sequence ATGTTGTACGAGCGAGAGAAACAAGTAGCCATCGCAGCCGTAACCACGGCTGCACAGTTATGTGAACAAGTGCGGCGAGAACAAGGCTCGTTAGCCATTGCCAAACCCGATCGCACTCCCGTGACGGTGGCTGACTTTGGTGCACAAGCGATAATTTGTCAAGCCCTAGGGGAAGCGTTTCCCAATGACCCGGTGATTGGTGAAGAAGATTCCACCTTGTTGCGAACCCAAATTGAGCAGTTGGCACAGGTGACCCAATATGTGCAAGCTTACTTACCCAAGGCGACACCGGAGTCCGTTGCGGCTTGGATTGATCGAGGGAATGCTCAAGTCAAATCTCGATACTGGACTTTAGACCCCATTGATGGGACAAAAGGATATATCCGAGGTGATCAATATGCGATCGCCCTAGCGTTGGTAGAGGCGGGTGAATTGAAGCTCGGTCTTTTAGGTTGCCCTGCTTTACCCGTGGATTTGACCCAACCGGATGGAGAACGGGGCGTTCTTTTTGTAGCCGTGCGGGGTCAGGGAGCCACGATGATTCCCTTAGCGGGCGGTGCGCCACGTCCAATTCACGTTACTGACGCTTCAGAGGAAAGTTTACGCCGATTCGCCAGGAGTATTGTCTCGGAACATAGTAATCCAACATTACAAGAAGCGGTGGTGCAAGCTGTAGGACTGACGTCTCCCCCGTGGCAGCTCGACTCTCAAGCCAAATATGGGGTAGTCGCACGAGGTGAAGCGGCTCTCTATCTCCGTTTACCTTTTCCGATTACTTCAGAGAAACGGCAGAATACTTGGGATCATGCCGCCGGAGTGATTATGGTCGAAGAAGCGGGGGGACGGGTAACGGATATGTATGGTCAGCCTTTAGACTTTTCATTCGGAGCTAAGCTAGTGAATAATCAGGGCATTATTGCCAGTAATGGGTTGATTCATGAGGCTGTACTGGCAGCCGTGGCGCAGATGGCGAAGGAATCATAG
- a CDS encoding AI-2E family transporter codes for MKSIFSPVQQFLITWLLVLVTGWVTLNALSYVGELISILLTAALIAFLLNYAVAVVEPFLPRSVAAVLVYLGAAIAVVFIALTLVPPVFNQGRQLVTNLPSLLEQGQQQLASFQEWSVAHNLPFDVRILASQLLARVQAQAEAIASTGVGLVVGTFNWVLDLILILVISFYMLIDGERVWRGLTSLLSPTIRDELTQSLERNLQRFVTGQLLLGLFMAVTLTPTFWALKVPFFLLFAVFIGLMEVIPFIGATLGIATVVVVVAFIDWWLALEVLGIAIALQQVKDNLIAPRIMGNLTGLSPVVIFVSLLLGARVGGLLGVILAIPLTGVVKSLVEIALDPTLPPQTGSFFHNPLSNNSLKRSFAPALGTSVQNQEYTASTPIDSKRESGTVRD; via the coding sequence ATGAAGTCTATCTTTTCACCTGTCCAACAGTTTTTGATTACTTGGCTACTCGTCTTAGTGACAGGCTGGGTAACGCTAAATGCCCTGAGCTATGTGGGTGAATTAATCAGCATTTTGCTCACAGCGGCTCTCATTGCCTTTTTACTCAACTATGCTGTCGCTGTGGTTGAACCCTTCTTGCCTCGGAGTGTAGCGGCTGTACTCGTCTATTTAGGAGCAGCTATAGCTGTTGTCTTCATTGCGCTCACGCTAGTACCGCCCGTATTTAATCAAGGGCGGCAATTAGTGACGAACTTACCCTCGCTGCTAGAACAAGGTCAACAACAGTTGGCAAGCTTCCAAGAGTGGAGTGTGGCGCACAATTTGCCGTTTGATGTACGAATTTTGGCATCCCAACTCTTAGCGCGGGTACAAGCTCAAGCCGAAGCAATCGCGTCTACGGGTGTCGGGTTAGTCGTCGGTACATTTAACTGGGTTTTGGACTTGATTTTAATCCTGGTGATTTCGTTTTACATGCTTATCGATGGTGAGCGGGTTTGGCGAGGTTTAACGAGTTTACTGTCCCCAACCATTCGAGATGAGTTAACCCAATCCCTGGAGCGCAATTTACAACGGTTTGTGACGGGTCAGCTGCTGTTGGGTTTGTTTATGGCAGTTACCCTCACTCCTACCTTTTGGGCGCTGAAGGTGCCTTTTTTCCTGCTGTTTGCCGTTTTTATTGGGTTAATGGAAGTCATTCCGTTTATCGGCGCGACTTTGGGGATTGCCACCGTGGTGGTTGTGGTGGCGTTTATCGACTGGTGGTTAGCGTTGGAAGTCTTGGGAATTGCGATCGCACTGCAACAGGTTAAAGATAATTTAATTGCGCCCCGGATTATGGGCAACTTAACGGGTTTATCCCCCGTGGTTATCTTTGTCTCTCTGTTATTGGGAGCCAGAGTGGGAGGGCTGTTGGGGGTAATTTTGGCAATTCCCCTGACCGGTGTGGTGAAAAGCCTTGTCGAGATTGCCCTTGACCCCACACTACCCCCTCAAACCGGCTCATTCTTTCACAATCCTCTGAGCAACAATAGCCTCAAGCGGTCATTCGCTCCGGCTCTGGGTACATCGGTACAGAACCAGGAGTATACGGCTTCGACTCCTATTGACTCCAAACGAGAGAGCGGGACGGTGAGAGATTAA
- a CDS encoding peptidylprolyl isomerase: MTLAIMETEKGTINLELFDQDAPNTVKNFVDLAEKGFYDGLTFHRVIPNFMIQGGCPQGTGTGGPGYKIKCEINSNKHLAGTLSMAHAGRDTGGSQFFICHAPQPHLDGVHTTFGQTKDMDVVNAIRKGDKIVSVKIER; the protein is encoded by the coding sequence ATGACTCTTGCCATTATGGAAACGGAGAAAGGCACCATCAACCTGGAGTTGTTCGACCAGGATGCCCCGAATACGGTGAAGAATTTTGTAGACTTAGCGGAAAAAGGGTTTTACGATGGCCTCACCTTCCACCGTGTCATCCCTAACTTTATGATTCAAGGTGGCTGTCCTCAGGGAACGGGAACGGGTGGCCCTGGTTACAAAATTAAGTGTGAAATTAATTCCAATAAGCACTTAGCGGGGACTTTGTCAATGGCTCATGCGGGTCGTGATACGGGGGGAAGTCAATTCTTTATTTGCCACGCTCCTCAACCCCATTTAGATGGAGTACACACGACTTTTGGTCAAACGAAGGATATGGATGTGGTCAATGCCATCCGCAAGGGTGACAAGATTGTTTCGGTCAAGATTGAACGATAG
- the glmM gene encoding phosphoglucosamine mutase — protein MVTSPVRTQGFSRLEVLPRRQQAASTSVSLGSRSLTLPATPLFGTDGIRGRVGDLLNADLALQVGFWAGQVLQTQTPELGPVIVGQDSRNSSDMLAMALTAGLTAAGLEVWNLGLCPTPGIAYLTRMTDAIGGVMISASHNPPEDNGIKFFASEGTKLPVALQKQIEAGLRGFSGETILADVQGQHYYRPELLTHYVESLRHPLQGVTDLRGMRIVLDLAWGASVALTGQVFAELGAEVICLHDQADGDRINVNCGSTHLQPLQEAVRQYSADMGFAFDGDADRVMGVDAQGRVIDGDYILYFWGQALRKAQKLPGDLIVATVMANLGFERAWNQLGGSLVRTAVGDQYVQAEMQRTGAMLGGEQSGHILCHHYNMTGDGMLTALHLASLVRQSGVPFTQLVDQSFQPYPQLLRNVRVEDRERRLNWQDCDAVNSAIAQAETDMAGLGRILVRASGTEPLIRVMVEAESADVAEHWTSELVRVVQQHLG, from the coding sequence ATGGTTACATCCCCAGTCCGGACTCAGGGCTTCTCTCGTTTAGAGGTATTGCCTCGACGTCAGCAGGCAGCCTCGACCAGTGTCAGCCTTGGGAGTCGGTCTCTAACGCTACCGGCGACTCCCTTATTTGGCACCGATGGCATTCGGGGACGAGTAGGAGATTTACTCAATGCAGATTTAGCGTTACAAGTGGGTTTTTGGGCCGGTCAGGTGTTGCAAACACAAACACCCGAACTTGGTCCGGTGATTGTGGGACAAGACTCACGAAACTCCAGCGATATGTTGGCAATGGCACTGACAGCCGGTCTGACGGCAGCCGGTTTGGAGGTGTGGAACTTGGGATTATGCCCCACTCCTGGTATTGCCTATCTCACCCGGATGACGGATGCGATTGGAGGAGTGATGATTTCCGCCAGTCATAATCCACCCGAAGACAATGGGATTAAATTTTTTGCCTCAGAAGGGACAAAGCTACCAGTAGCACTGCAAAAGCAGATTGAAGCAGGCTTGAGAGGTTTTTCTGGAGAGACGATTCTCGCTGATGTACAGGGACAGCACTACTATCGACCGGAATTGCTCACCCATTATGTGGAATCGCTGCGTCATCCTTTGCAAGGGGTGACCGATTTACGTGGGATGCGGATTGTGTTGGATTTGGCTTGGGGGGCGTCTGTCGCGCTGACAGGTCAGGTGTTTGCTGAGTTAGGGGCAGAGGTGATCTGCTTGCATGACCAAGCCGATGGCGATCGCATTAATGTTAATTGTGGCTCGACTCACCTCCAGCCTTTGCAAGAAGCGGTGCGGCAATATTCGGCTGATATGGGTTTTGCCTTTGATGGAGATGCCGATCGCGTCATGGGAGTCGATGCTCAGGGTCGAGTAATCGATGGGGATTACATTCTCTATTTTTGGGGTCAAGCCTTACGAAAAGCCCAAAAACTGCCCGGAGATTTAATTGTGGCAACCGTCATGGCTAATTTGGGCTTTGAGCGCGCTTGGAATCAGTTGGGTGGTTCCCTGGTGCGAACGGCAGTGGGCGACCAGTATGTTCAAGCGGAAATGCAGCGAACTGGAGCCATGCTGGGCGGTGAGCAGTCGGGACATATTCTCTGCCACCACTACAATATGACAGGTGATGGCATGTTAACGGCTTTACATTTGGCGTCCTTGGTGCGCCAATCGGGAGTGCCATTCACTCAACTCGTGGATCAAAGCTTCCAACCCTACCCTCAATTGTTACGGAATGTGCGAGTGGAAGACCGCGAACGCCGACTGAACTGGCAAGATTGTGATGCAGTGAATTCTGCGATCGCCCAAGCGGAGACAGATATGGCAGGTCTAGGACGCATTCTCGTCCGCGCTTCGGGTACAGAACCGCTGATCCGGGTGATGGTCGAAGCCGAGTCGGCTGACGTTGCCGAACATTGGACATCTGAATTGGTTCGAGTCGTTCAGCAACACTTAGGTTAA
- a CDS encoding ABC transporter substrate-binding protein encodes MLRKRTLTKILTACFACVLVVACSQNNKPSTTANSSPGNTSTNTAIGSSIPIGIAVAQTSNVALLGQEQVTGAKIAEKFFNDKGGVNGTPIKLVFQDTAGDEQGAINAFNTLITQDKVVGIVGPTLSQQAFAADPIAERARVPVLAPSNTAKNIPQIGKYIARVSAPVAVVAPNAVKEALKINPNIKKVAVFYAQNDAFSKSETETFQETVKNQKLELVTVQKFQTTDTDFQTQATNAINLKPDLIIISGLASDGGNLVKQLRQLGYKGLIIGGNGLNTSNLFPVCQAQCNDILIAQAYSPEVTNDINKAFREAYKAQNKKEPPQFSAQAFTGVQVFVEALKALDNKTKIKTLPLDQLRTQLNDQILNGEYETPLGKIAFDPDGEVKQGEFYVAQIKMETDGKTGKFTFVK; translated from the coding sequence ATGTTGAGGAAACGCACTCTTACTAAGATTCTCACCGCGTGTTTTGCCTGTGTTCTGGTTGTTGCCTGTAGTCAGAACAATAAACCAAGCACAACAGCTAACAGCAGTCCAGGTAATACATCAACCAATACAGCAATAGGCTCATCTATCCCGATTGGTATTGCCGTCGCTCAAACCAGTAACGTTGCCTTACTCGGACAAGAACAGGTTACGGGTGCAAAAATTGCTGAGAAGTTTTTTAATGACAAAGGTGGCGTTAACGGCACACCCATTAAGTTAGTGTTCCAAGATACAGCCGGCGACGAACAAGGGGCGATTAACGCCTTTAATACTTTAATCACTCAAGATAAAGTCGTGGGAATTGTTGGGCCTACGCTTTCCCAGCAAGCCTTTGCCGCCGATCCAATTGCTGAGCGTGCTAGAGTCCCCGTCTTAGCACCGTCTAACACGGCAAAAAACATTCCTCAGATTGGGAAATATATTGCTCGCGTGTCCGCACCTGTGGCTGTTGTCGCGCCGAATGCGGTAAAAGAAGCCCTGAAGATTAATCCTAATATTAAAAAAGTGGCTGTCTTTTATGCTCAAAATGATGCTTTTAGTAAATCTGAGACAGAGACTTTTCAAGAAACCGTGAAAAACCAAAAACTAGAGTTGGTAACGGTACAAAAATTTCAAACGACTGATACCGATTTTCAAACTCAAGCCACTAATGCCATTAACCTTAAACCTGACCTCATCATTATCTCTGGCCTAGCTTCAGATGGGGGGAACTTAGTGAAGCAATTGCGTCAGTTAGGATACAAAGGGTTAATTATTGGTGGGAACGGTTTGAATACCTCGAATCTCTTTCCGGTATGTCAGGCACAATGCAATGATATTTTAATTGCTCAAGCCTATAGCCCTGAAGTAACGAATGACATTAATAAGGCATTCCGAGAGGCGTATAAGGCTCAAAATAAGAAAGAACCGCCCCAGTTTAGCGCTCAAGCTTTCACAGGAGTGCAAGTATTTGTGGAAGCCCTAAAAGCCTTAGATAATAAAACCAAAATTAAGACGTTGCCTCTAGACCAGTTACGAACACAGTTAAATGATCAAATTTTAAACGGAGAGTATGAAACACCCCTCGGAAAAATTGCGTTTGATCCAGATGGTGAAGTTAAACAAGGTGAGTTTTACGTCGCTCAAATCAAAATGGAAACCGATGGAAAAACTGGCAAATTTACATTTGTAAAATGA